In a single window of the Halomicroarcula saliterrae genome:
- a CDS encoding bifunctional methylenetetrahydrofolate dehydrogenase/methenyltetrahydrofolate cyclohydrolase: MTEIIDGDAVAQSVRDDLATAIDQLADAGVTPTLATVLMSDDPASETYVSMKQSDCEEVGIEALDIEIDPEADASELYDAVSDLNADDEVNGILVQMPVPDHVSDRQVLRAIDPRKDVDGFHPENVGRLVAGDARYKPCTPHGIQKLVESAGVDTEGKDAVVVGRSDIVGKPMANLLIQKAPGGNATTTVCHSRTENLGEKTREADILVAAAGVPEMIDGEMVGEGATVIDVGINRVDADTEKGYELVGDVDFESAKEKAGAITPVPGGVGPMTRAMLLYNTVKAAGLQHDVSVDLP, translated from the coding sequence ATGACAGAGATAATCGACGGCGACGCCGTCGCCCAGTCGGTTCGGGACGACCTCGCGACGGCTATCGACCAGCTGGCCGACGCGGGCGTCACGCCGACACTGGCGACCGTGCTGATGAGCGACGACCCCGCTAGCGAGACGTACGTCTCGATGAAACAGTCCGACTGCGAGGAGGTCGGCATCGAGGCGCTCGACATCGAAATCGACCCCGAGGCCGACGCGAGCGAGCTGTACGACGCCGTTTCCGACCTCAACGCCGACGACGAGGTCAACGGCATCCTCGTCCAGATGCCGGTCCCGGACCACGTCTCCGACCGGCAGGTACTGCGGGCCATCGACCCGCGGAAGGACGTCGACGGGTTCCACCCCGAGAACGTCGGCCGACTCGTCGCCGGCGACGCCCGCTACAAGCCCTGCACACCCCACGGCATCCAGAAGCTCGTCGAGTCCGCCGGCGTCGACACCGAGGGCAAAGACGCCGTCGTCGTCGGCCGCTCCGACATCGTCGGCAAGCCGATGGCGAACCTCCTCATCCAGAAGGCCCCGGGCGGCAACGCGACGACGACGGTGTGTCACTCCCGGACCGAGAACCTCGGCGAGAAGACCCGCGAGGCCGATATCCTCGTCGCCGCCGCCGGCGTGCCGGAGATGATAGACGGCGAGATGGTCGGCGAGGGCGCGACGGTCATCGACGTGGGCATCAACCGCGTGGACGCCGACACCGAGAAGGGCTACGAGCTGGTCGGCGACGTCGACTTCGAGAGCGCGAAAGAGAAAGCCGGCGCCATCACCCCCGTTCCCGGCGGCGTCGGGCCGATGACCCGCGCGATGTTGCTGTACAACACGGTCAAGGCCGCCGGACTCCAGCACGACGTGTCCGTCGACCTCCCCTGA
- a CDS encoding DUF7117 family protein, translated as MKIRGDRECKSCGTRWSYYDTGSVACPSCGSVHSVGVDDRTEHTDSPVELDLTPLRNRIDEATTAELAEDVARTCREYARKRGFIDSGRLKPLDETYVAAVELAAVAGAFARRTRPGDAAELYLLDLLAGADAGERPGHESVPDELRAAFGLAMADAVDSYQRDVRTYLDSNPDEHARRLSGRIRDHRKRVEALDGDVDPADANRLMHAARDLGRYIDGDESAAVTADNWLSGLERDRT; from the coding sequence ATGAAAATCCGTGGGGACCGAGAGTGCAAATCCTGTGGGACCCGGTGGTCGTACTACGACACCGGGAGCGTCGCCTGTCCGTCGTGTGGGAGCGTCCACAGCGTGGGCGTCGACGACCGGACCGAACACACCGACTCGCCGGTCGAACTCGACCTGACGCCGCTCAGAAACCGCATCGACGAGGCGACGACCGCCGAGCTGGCCGAAGACGTGGCCCGGACCTGCCGGGAGTACGCGCGAAAGCGCGGCTTCATCGACAGCGGCCGGCTCAAACCGCTGGACGAGACGTACGTCGCCGCCGTCGAGCTGGCCGCCGTCGCGGGCGCGTTCGCCCGGCGGACCCGGCCGGGCGACGCGGCCGAACTGTATCTGCTCGACCTGCTCGCGGGCGCTGACGCCGGTGAGCGACCCGGCCACGAGTCCGTGCCCGACGAGCTGCGGGCGGCGTTCGGGCTGGCGATGGCCGACGCCGTCGACAGCTACCAGCGCGACGTGCGGACCTATCTCGACAGCAACCCCGACGAGCACGCGCGGCGGCTCTCGGGTCGTATCCGCGACCACCGCAAACGGGTCGAGGCGCTGGACGGCGACGTCGACCCCGCCGACGCGAACCGGCTCATGCACGCCGCGCGCGACCTCGGACGGTATATCGACGGGGACGAGAGCGCCGCGGTCACCGCCGACAACTGGCTCTCGGGGCTGGAGCGGGACAGAACCTAG
- a CDS encoding carbonic anhydrase — MDSTVVELLDRNVEHAEKENARFDDLQETQFPDAVTICCSDSRVLQDDMWGNDEPGKIFTCSNIGNRVTQPTSMGHLVSGDVMFPLWNTDTKVAIVVGHTGCGAVTTAFQYLTEDVIQPRGIKYCLEQLKPHLKEALDVLPDDLSDAAAINHLVEYNVDHQVSRLVDSEDVPDDVTVLGVVYDFQDVYSDQRGKVHVINVAGETDVATLRGDHPEIADRIGRLWEYGRTLTAEQT, encoded by the coding sequence ATGGATTCCACAGTCGTCGAGCTGCTCGACCGGAACGTCGAGCACGCCGAGAAGGAGAACGCCCGGTTTGACGACCTCCAGGAGACCCAGTTCCCGGACGCTGTCACCATCTGCTGTTCGGACTCGCGGGTCCTGCAAGACGACATGTGGGGCAACGACGAACCCGGGAAGATATTCACCTGCAGCAACATCGGCAACCGCGTCACCCAGCCGACCAGCATGGGCCATCTCGTCTCCGGGGACGTGATGTTCCCGCTGTGGAACACCGACACCAAGGTCGCCATCGTCGTGGGCCACACCGGCTGTGGCGCCGTCACGACCGCGTTCCAGTACCTGACCGAGGACGTCATCCAGCCCCGCGGCATCAAGTACTGTCTGGAACAGCTGAAACCCCACCTCAAGGAAGCGCTCGACGTCCTCCCCGACGACCTCTCGGACGCGGCGGCCATCAACCACCTCGTCGAGTACAACGTCGACCACCAGGTGAGCCGGCTCGTCGATAGCGAGGACGTGCCCGACGACGTGACCGTGCTCGGCGTGGTGTACGACTTCCAGGACGTCTACTCCGACCAGCGCGGAAAGGTCCACGTCATCAACGTCGCCGGCGAGACCGACGTGGCGACGCTGCGGGGCGACCATCCGGAGATCGCCGACCGCATCGGCCGCCTCTGGGAGTACGGCCGGACGCTGACCGCGGAACAAACTTGA
- a CDS encoding lysylphosphatidylglycerol synthase transmembrane domain-containing protein has translation MATVSKERRGYGRLLLGVGLAVVLLGGLAMTLDVRAIGRALADADPGLVALAAGLSLSAQLCWSLTTATILEGVDGSLPRRRIQLGYLSGTFGKQVLPLGNVGGSAILSYVIAEDLDRRFRDVFAAVTASELLVFAGSVGVAVAGLVSILLSPYSGLPTALVLAVLTVTVLVLVVGGAVLAYRIHLVATFVEHVAWLLRVTLGRISVRVHRSLAPERVGSGTRSFLDAFGTATGETRRLVVATTLAVLGWLAFSLALSVGLLAVGAPMPLGFALFLTPAAGVVTLLPTPGGLGSTEIGLTAALTVVLASSPAVVAAGVIVFRLVTYWLVVAVGGVSSLYLSATVWHALD, from the coding sequence ATGGCCACGGTCTCGAAAGAGCGACGGGGGTACGGCCGACTGCTCCTCGGCGTCGGTCTGGCCGTCGTGCTCCTTGGCGGGCTGGCGATGACGCTGGACGTACGCGCAATCGGCCGCGCGCTGGCCGACGCCGACCCCGGGCTCGTGGCGCTCGCGGCCGGGCTCTCGCTTTCGGCACAGCTGTGCTGGAGCCTGACGACGGCGACCATCCTGGAAGGCGTCGACGGCTCGCTCCCCCGGCGGCGCATCCAACTTGGCTACCTCTCGGGCACCTTCGGCAAGCAGGTGTTGCCGCTGGGGAACGTCGGCGGGTCGGCGATTCTGTCCTACGTCATCGCCGAGGACCTCGACCGTCGGTTCCGGGACGTGTTCGCCGCCGTCACCGCCAGCGAGCTGCTCGTGTTCGCCGGGTCGGTCGGCGTCGCTGTCGCCGGGCTGGTCTCGATACTGCTCAGCCCGTACTCGGGGCTCCCGACCGCGCTCGTGCTGGCGGTCCTGACAGTGACCGTCCTCGTCCTGGTCGTCGGGGGCGCCGTCCTCGCGTACCGCATCCATCTGGTTGCGACGTTCGTCGAGCACGTCGCGTGGCTGCTCAGGGTCACTCTCGGTCGTATCTCGGTCCGTGTCCACCGCTCGCTCGCGCCGGAACGCGTCGGTAGCGGGACGCGGTCGTTCCTCGACGCGTTCGGGACGGCGACCGGCGAGACCCGGCGGCTGGTCGTCGCGACGACCCTCGCCGTCCTCGGGTGGCTCGCGTTCTCGCTCGCGCTCTCCGTCGGCCTGCTGGCCGTCGGCGCGCCGATGCCGCTCGGGTTCGCTCTGTTTCTGACCCCGGCCGCCGGTGTGGTGACGCTGTTGCCGACGCCCGGCGGGCTGGGTAGCACGGAAATCGGGCTGACAGCGGCGCTCACCGTCGTGCTCGCGTCGTCGCCGGCCGTAGTGGCCGCCGGCGTCATCGTCTTCCGGCTGGTGACCTACTGGCTCGTCGTCGCCGTCGGAGGGGTCTCCTCGCTGTATCTCTCGGCCACCGTCTGGCACGCGCTGGACTGA
- the surE gene encoding 5'/3'-nucleotidase SurE, whose product MDEPTILLTNDDGIEAAGLRAVYDGLSEVGDVVTVAPATDQSAVGRKLSHEVDVWGHELGYAVEGTPADCVVAGLEALVPETDLVVAGCNRGANLGAYVLGRSGTVSAAVEATFFDVPAMAVSMYIPVRENTDFTDIDDGELRYDEAVRATTYLAEHAVEAGVFDQCDYLNVNAPVADWGPAPLAVTRPSKEYEMTAERNGDAVTLHDRIWERMAEGSIPDPEGTDRRAVVDGAVSVSPLTAPHTTEHHEALDTLAAGYDPVD is encoded by the coding sequence ATGGACGAGCCGACCATCCTGTTGACGAACGACGACGGTATCGAGGCCGCCGGTCTCCGGGCGGTGTACGACGGGCTCTCCGAGGTCGGCGACGTGGTGACGGTCGCGCCCGCGACCGACCAGAGCGCCGTCGGGCGCAAACTCTCCCACGAGGTCGACGTGTGGGGCCACGAACTGGGGTACGCGGTCGAAGGGACGCCGGCGGACTGCGTGGTCGCGGGGCTGGAGGCGCTCGTCCCGGAGACGGACCTCGTAGTGGCGGGCTGCAACCGCGGTGCGAACCTCGGGGCGTACGTGCTTGGCCGGTCGGGCACCGTCAGCGCCGCCGTCGAGGCCACGTTCTTCGACGTGCCGGCGATGGCCGTGTCGATGTACATCCCGGTCCGGGAAAACACCGACTTCACCGACATCGACGACGGGGAGCTCCGCTACGACGAGGCCGTGCGTGCGACGACGTACCTGGCCGAGCACGCCGTCGAGGCCGGCGTCTTCGACCAGTGTGACTACCTCAACGTCAACGCTCCCGTCGCCGACTGGGGGCCGGCCCCGCTCGCGGTGACACGGCCCTCCAAGGAGTACGAGATGACGGCCGAACGCAACGGCGACGCCGTCACCCTCCACGACCGTATCTGGGAGCGGATGGCCGAGGGGTCGATTCCCGACCCCGAGGGGACCGACCGCCGCGCCGTCGTGGACGGGGCCGTCAGCGTCTCGCCGCTGACCGCGCCACACACCACCGAACACCACGAGGCGCTCGATACGCTCGCCGCCGGCTACGACCCAGTGGATTGA
- a CDS encoding small ribosomal subunit Rsm22 family protein, protein MNPETRQQIRENAQYLRSVRPLDPDEIYEYVEGQPHPAVVRQVLREEAVDLALVEREDGTFVPAPEEPLSVSVHGVQRFPREYERRVEELLAAAYGDDWARGDSGDRLRERVRDIKERYLHRERVDYDELSAHGYAVYHLPDYYAVATYVLSELAADGLLPSKLRVLDVGAGVGGPALALADLAAEGDALLDYHAVEPSAAADVLETLLGSAEGSREVTVHRETAEVFDLASEVEKGGPFDLVLFSNVLNELDDPAAVLTRYLDGLAEDGSVVALEPADRNTATGLREIERAVADDGPATVYAPTVRLWPHQSPESESWSFDKKPDLEIPPMQKRLDDPAGGTREFVNVDVQYAYSVLRTDGERAIEMTPDRSTHAPMADAGNYVTDRVNLLAIKLSHDLSEEGSNPLFLLGDGSQKTDHFAVVTDPSLLNDDLGTAEYGDLLSIQNALALWNDDEEAYNLVVDGETTVDRAR, encoded by the coding sequence ATGAACCCCGAAACACGACAGCAGATACGCGAGAACGCCCAGTACCTCCGCTCGGTCCGCCCGCTCGACCCCGACGAGATATACGAGTACGTCGAGGGCCAGCCCCACCCCGCCGTCGTCCGGCAGGTGCTCCGCGAAGAGGCCGTCGACCTCGCGCTCGTCGAGCGGGAGGACGGCACCTTCGTCCCCGCGCCCGAGGAGCCGCTGTCCGTGTCGGTCCACGGCGTCCAGCGCTTCCCGCGCGAGTACGAGCGCCGCGTCGAGGAGCTGCTCGCGGCGGCCTACGGCGACGACTGGGCCCGCGGCGATAGCGGCGACCGGCTCCGCGAGCGAGTCAGAGACATCAAAGAGCGGTATCTCCACCGCGAGCGGGTCGACTACGACGAGCTGTCGGCCCACGGCTACGCCGTCTACCACCTGCCCGATTACTACGCCGTCGCGACCTACGTACTGAGCGAGCTCGCCGCCGACGGACTGCTCCCCTCGAAACTCCGGGTGCTCGACGTGGGCGCAGGCGTCGGCGGCCCGGCGCTGGCACTTGCCGACCTCGCCGCCGAGGGCGACGCCCTCCTCGACTACCACGCCGTCGAACCCAGCGCCGCGGCGGACGTGCTCGAAACGCTGCTCGGGTCCGCCGAGGGGAGCCGCGAGGTCACCGTCCACCGCGAGACTGCGGAGGTGTTCGACCTCGCGAGCGAGGTCGAGAAGGGCGGGCCGTTCGACCTCGTCCTCTTCAGCAACGTCCTCAACGAACTCGACGACCCGGCGGCGGTCCTCACCCGCTACCTCGACGGGCTGGCCGAGGACGGCAGCGTCGTCGCCCTGGAGCCGGCCGATAGGAACACCGCCACCGGGCTGCGCGAAATCGAGCGCGCCGTCGCCGACGACGGCCCTGCGACCGTGTACGCGCCCACCGTCCGGCTGTGGCCACACCAGTCGCCCGAGAGCGAGTCGTGGTCCTTCGACAAGAAACCGGACCTCGAAATCCCGCCGATGCAGAAACGGCTCGACGACCCCGCCGGCGGCACCCGCGAGTTCGTCAACGTCGACGTGCAGTACGCCTACAGCGTCCTCCGGACCGACGGCGAGCGAGCTATCGAGATGACGCCCGACCGCTCCACGCACGCCCCGATGGCCGACGCCGGGAACTACGTCACCGACCGGGTGAACCTGCTGGCTATCAAGCTCAGCCACGACCTCTCCGAGGAGGGGTCGAACCCGCTCTTCCTGCTGGGTGACGGGAGCCAGAAGACCGACCACTTCGCCGTCGTCACCGACCCCTCGCTGCTGAACGACGACCTCGGGACTGCGGAGTACGGGGACCTCCTCTCGATTCAGAACGCGCTGGCGCTCTGGAACGACGACGAGGAGGCGTACAACCTCGTCGTCGACGGCGAGACGACGGTGGACCGGGCGCGTTAG
- a CDS encoding NAD(P)-binding domain-containing protein, producing MNVLVVGAGSMGEWFARTLAEHADASVAVTDIDSDTAQRTAGSVGGRAVPTDTEERFDVVCLAVPMPVAAVAIEEYAPLATEAVVDVTGEMAGPLAAMADAAPDRQRASLHPLFAPANAPGSIAVVTAAGGDTVAAVLDALAAAGNDPFETTAEEHDGAMESVQAAAHAAVLAYAMAADDVPRRFHTPVSAGLDALVDQVLGGEANVYADIQRTFDGARALADAADELAAADHDRFIELYDELS from the coding sequence ATGAACGTCCTCGTCGTCGGTGCCGGGTCGATGGGGGAGTGGTTCGCCCGGACGCTGGCCGAGCACGCCGACGCCTCCGTCGCCGTCACCGACATCGACAGCGATACCGCCCAGCGAACGGCCGGTTCGGTCGGCGGCCGGGCCGTCCCGACCGACACCGAGGAGCGCTTCGACGTGGTCTGTCTCGCCGTGCCGATGCCCGTCGCCGCCGTGGCAATCGAGGAGTACGCCCCGCTCGCCACCGAGGCCGTCGTCGACGTGACCGGGGAGATGGCCGGCCCGCTCGCGGCGATGGCCGACGCGGCGCCCGACCGCCAGCGTGCGAGTCTCCACCCGCTCTTCGCCCCCGCGAACGCGCCGGGCAGTATCGCCGTCGTCACCGCAGCGGGCGGCGACACCGTCGCGGCGGTGCTCGACGCGCTCGCCGCCGCCGGCAACGACCCCTTCGAGACCACGGCCGAGGAACACGACGGCGCGATGGAGTCGGTACAGGCCGCTGCCCACGCGGCGGTGCTCGCCTACGCGATGGCCGCCGACGACGTGCCCCGGCGGTTCCACACGCCGGTCTCTGCCGGCCTCGACGCCCTCGTCGACCAGGTGCTGGGCGGCGAGGCGAACGTCTACGCCGACATCCAGCGGACCTTCGACGGGGCCCGAGCCCTCGCCGACGCCGCCGACGAACTGGCCGCTGCCGACCACGACCGCTTTATCGAGCTGTACGACGAGCTCTCATGA
- a CDS encoding fumarylacetoacetate hydrolase family protein, giving the protein MKRVRFRDSAGNVRGGRWAIEDGEPVVTAAAGPYGRIAFGDESYDPAEVDILPPCEPTKIVCLGRNYADHAEEMGSELPDRPMLFLKGPNAVASHGNTLTLPAGKERIDYEAELGVVIGEQCRNVSESGAMDVVAGYTCLNDISNRDDQNREQNWVRGKAFDNACPIGPLVATPEHVPEDATIECRVNGETKQSSSRDNLVFSVEELVAEITDYMTLEPGDVIATGTPAGVGPLEDGDNVEVEIEGVGTLEHSVKIP; this is encoded by the coding sequence ATGAAGCGCGTCCGATTCCGCGACTCCGCCGGGAACGTCCGTGGCGGCCGCTGGGCCATCGAAGACGGCGAACCCGTGGTCACCGCGGCCGCCGGCCCCTACGGCCGTATCGCCTTCGGGGACGAGAGCTACGACCCCGCGGAGGTGGATATCCTGCCGCCCTGTGAACCCACGAAGATCGTCTGTCTGGGGCGCAACTACGCCGACCACGCGGAGGAGATGGGGTCGGAGCTACCCGACCGGCCGATGCTGTTTCTCAAGGGGCCAAACGCCGTCGCCTCTCACGGCAACACGCTCACGCTGCCCGCCGGGAAAGAGCGCATCGACTACGAGGCCGAACTCGGCGTGGTCATCGGCGAGCAGTGCAGGAACGTCAGCGAGTCGGGCGCGATGGACGTGGTCGCGGGCTACACCTGCCTCAACGACATCTCGAACCGCGACGACCAGAACAGGGAGCAAAACTGGGTCCGCGGGAAGGCCTTCGACAACGCCTGTCCCATCGGCCCGCTGGTCGCGACGCCCGAGCACGTTCCCGAGGACGCCACTATCGAGTGCCGCGTCAACGGGGAGACGAAGCAGTCCTCCTCGCGGGACAACCTCGTCTTCTCCGTCGAGGAACTCGTCGCCGAAATCACGGACTACATGACGCTCGAACCCGGTGACGTCATCGCGACCGGCACCCCGGCCGGCGTCGGTCCGCTCGAAGACGGCGACAACGTGGAAGTCGAGATCGAGGGCGTCGGGACGCTCGAACACTCGGTCAAGATTCCCTGA
- a CDS encoding GMC family oxidoreductase produces MQREPRSRADVCVVGAGPAGALVASRLASDGNDVVVLEAGRRFAFEERQGQMEQAIRPGDRGSVWEMGGERDAYSNTGERTYPLNVSRVKGVGGSTLHWQGMVMRLHPADFDAGHDNADPAWPISYDDLRPYYADAEAALGVAGDSDNPFAPPRDEPTYPMPGFKPSYSDSLFAEACESLGITTHSVPNARNSESYDGRGQCVGYGTCQPVCPSGAKYDAGVHVEDAEEAGATVIDRVPVQRLETDGDGRISAAVYATPDGTEHRQEAREFVLAAGGVEIPRLLLLSANDDHPDGLANSSGAVGRYFMDHLFAGSGGTLDERTRQNHVGFITSECHQFYDDPGSGVQHVDTGETLVAESDAPYSPIKLEFLNYAGPSPVEIALNGEDWGDSMLSHIRDAYGNNIAMGGLVGQPPRRENRVTLNTSRTDDHGNPVPDIQWSWGDRVRRSVSRANAIQHAVLSELGVDIGWTANVDGGSGPAYHHMGTTRMGTDPEESVVNPQLQSHDLSNLSIASSSVFVTAGSMNPTLTIAALALKCADHVGERL; encoded by the coding sequence ATGCAGCGAGAGCCACGGTCCCGGGCCGACGTCTGTGTCGTCGGGGCCGGCCCGGCGGGCGCACTCGTCGCCAGTCGCCTCGCGAGCGATGGGAACGACGTGGTCGTACTGGAGGCCGGGCGACGGTTCGCATTCGAGGAACGTCAGGGCCAGATGGAACAGGCCATTCGGCCGGGTGACCGCGGCTCCGTCTGGGAGATGGGCGGCGAGCGAGACGCCTACTCGAACACCGGCGAGCGGACGTACCCGCTGAACGTCTCCCGCGTGAAAGGCGTCGGCGGGTCGACGCTCCACTGGCAGGGGATGGTGATGCGGCTCCACCCCGCGGATTTCGACGCCGGCCACGACAACGCGGACCCGGCCTGGCCCATCAGCTACGACGACCTGCGGCCCTACTACGCCGACGCCGAGGCGGCCCTGGGCGTCGCCGGCGATTCGGACAACCCGTTTGCACCGCCGCGCGACGAGCCGACCTATCCGATGCCCGGCTTCAAACCCTCCTACAGCGACTCCCTGTTCGCCGAGGCCTGCGAGTCGCTCGGAATCACGACGCACTCGGTACCCAACGCCCGCAACTCCGAGTCCTACGACGGCCGCGGGCAGTGCGTGGGGTACGGCACCTGCCAGCCGGTCTGTCCCTCCGGCGCGAAGTACGACGCCGGCGTCCACGTCGAGGACGCCGAGGAGGCGGGTGCGACAGTCATCGACCGGGTGCCGGTCCAGCGGCTCGAAACCGACGGCGACGGCCGGATTAGCGCGGCCGTCTACGCGACCCCCGACGGGACCGAACACCGCCAGGAGGCCCGCGAGTTCGTGCTCGCGGCGGGCGGTGTCGAGATTCCACGGCTCCTCTTGCTGTCGGCGAACGACGACCACCCCGACGGGCTGGCGAACTCCTCGGGGGCCGTGGGCCGGTACTTCATGGACCACCTCTTTGCCGGTTCGGGCGGGACGCTGGACGAGCGCACCCGGCAGAACCACGTCGGATTCATCACCAGCGAGTGCCACCAGTTCTACGACGACCCCGGCAGCGGAGTGCAACACGTCGACACCGGGGAGACGTTGGTCGCCGAGAGCGACGCCCCGTACTCGCCAATCAAGCTGGAGTTCCTGAACTACGCCGGCCCGTCGCCCGTCGAAATCGCGCTGAACGGCGAGGACTGGGGCGACTCCATGCTGTCACACATCAGGGACGCCTACGGCAACAACATCGCCATGGGCGGGCTGGTCGGGCAGCCACCGCGGCGGGAGAACCGCGTGACCCTGAACACCTCGCGGACCGACGACCACGGCAACCCGGTCCCCGACATCCAGTGGTCGTGGGGCGACCGGGTCCGCCGGTCCGTCTCGCGGGCCAACGCCATCCAGCACGCCGTCCTCTCGGAGCTCGGCGTCGACATCGGCTGGACGGCCAACGTCGACGGCGGCTCCGGCCCGGCCTACCACCACATGGGAACCACGCGGATGGGGACCGACCCCGAAGAGAGCGTGGTGAACCCCCAGTTACAGAGTCACGACCTCTCGAACCTCTCTATCGCCTCCTCCTCGGTGTTCGTCACCGCGGGGTCGATGAACCCGACACTCACCATCGCGGCGCTGGCGCTGAAATGCGCCGACCACGTCGGCGAGCGGCTCTGA
- a CDS encoding transporter, whose translation MSLVDATIYATHLVFAGLWSGTVLFTSYAVLPAALNGDLRAGALEAMTGKLRTVSRASALLLLLTGGHLAATIYTAESLFATGRGHLVLTMVALWFTLAALVEVGAAKLVDGTEQQKVRQPAADARPFLLGASLVAVLLLVDAGAILGLYY comes from the coding sequence ATGTCTCTGGTCGACGCCACGATCTACGCCACACACCTCGTCTTCGCGGGGCTGTGGTCCGGTACCGTCCTCTTTACGAGCTACGCCGTCCTCCCGGCGGCACTGAACGGCGACCTGCGGGCCGGCGCCCTCGAAGCGATGACCGGCAAGCTCCGGACCGTCTCCCGTGCCAGCGCGCTCCTCCTCCTGCTGACCGGTGGGCACCTCGCCGCGACCATCTACACTGCCGAGAGCCTCTTCGCGACGGGCCGTGGCCACCTCGTCCTGACGATGGTCGCGCTCTGGTTCACCCTCGCTGCCCTCGTCGAGGTGGGCGCCGCGAAGCTCGTCGACGGCACCGAACAGCAGAAGGTCCGCCAGCCGGCGGCCGACGCCCGCCCGTTCCTGCTCGGGGCCTCGCTGGTCGCCGTCCTCCTGCTCGTCGACGCCGGCGCCATCCTCGGGCTGTACTACTGA
- a CDS encoding chemotaxis protein CheC — protein sequence MPLLIDVRKLSLITELIQDGAEEVAGSLASLAGVEACVEIKSLSFVQPGDIPTEMGTGQIHSARIRLTEPPYGVFLMTFSTETAAEIARLMTGTPVEGEFTQMQQSALQEMCNILTSGFIDGIADTLETTIDMGTPTVEVADTSAVADAALSHVRRDSLTIVLDSLVDIKETDVAFSLRIFLIPDPGSFVHLIDQLDRDVETGEPTNVADTEVEELDMSADVSAFEDSAGR from the coding sequence ATGCCACTGCTCATCGACGTCAGGAAGCTCTCGCTCATCACCGAACTCATCCAGGACGGGGCCGAGGAGGTGGCGGGGTCACTGGCCTCGCTGGCGGGCGTCGAGGCCTGCGTGGAGATAAAGAGCCTCTCGTTCGTCCAGCCGGGCGACATCCCGACCGAGATGGGGACCGGGCAGATACACAGCGCCCGGATTCGATTGACAGAGCCGCCTTACGGCGTCTTCCTGATGACCTTCTCGACGGAGACCGCGGCCGAAATCGCCCGGCTGATGACCGGGACACCCGTCGAGGGCGAGTTCACGCAGATGCAGCAGTCGGCGCTCCAGGAGATGTGTAACATCCTCACGTCCGGGTTCATCGACGGCATCGCCGACACGCTGGAGACGACGATAGACATGGGGACGCCGACCGTGGAAGTGGCCGACACGTCGGCCGTCGCCGACGCGGCCCTGTCACACGTCCGCCGTGACTCACTGACCATCGTGCTGGATTCACTGGTCGACATCAAGGAGACGGACGTGGCCTTTTCGCTTCGCATCTTCCTGATTCCGGACCCGGGGTCGTTCGTCCACCTCATCGACCAGCTGGACCGCGACGTCGAGACCGGCGAACCCACGAACGTCGCCGACACGGAGGTAGAGGAGCTGGATATGTCCGCCGACGTGTCGGCCTTCGAGGACAGCGCGGGCCGGTAG